The genomic segment TGTCATGGATCCAGATGAGGCGGATGCTCCGCGTGTGGCCGACGACCGTGTGCAGTGCAGTATGAAGGAAGGCGTCCCGCGGGGCGAGGGTCTCAAACGTGAGGTGACCTGTGCGGACGGTAACAGCCCGTGAGAAGAGTTCCTCCAAGGGGATTGGAGAGACGAAACCCAGCGAAGGCGTGCATCTCCAGTGGATTTCGACCGCTACATGCCCGGGATCTATTCTATCCGGGTAAAAGGTCTCTTCATGATAATAGTTGCTGGAGACTGCAAATTTATTCTCATCGCATCGGTATCCAAGAGCCGTGAGGAGAGACTCGGCTTCTTCCACCTGCTCGGGACAGACCAGCACGTCGAGATCGCTTCCGCCCCGCATCGCAGGGTCGGGGTAGAGAGATCGGGCAAGAGCAGGGCCTTTCAATATCAGCATCCTGATCCCGTGATCCTCTGCTGCGGTGAGGATCTCACCGAGCTGCCGGTCCATCTGGACGGAGTGGACCCTGCCCATGAGATAGTCACGGCGTATCATCTCCATGACCTCCGCAGGCGGGAGGCACTCCTCATCCCATGCACGAAGGTACCCGTACAGGATAGGCGTTGCCCAGTGCGGATACAGGTGGCGGAGAAGAGACTGCCATGCCTCCGGGCTGCACTCAGGGGGTGGGGTCTGATCATTCCGCAGAACCGAAGAGAGGTAGAGCAGGAGTACGTCCGGGACTGAGAGGAGACCGTTTCTCGGTTCTCCGCAGAGGCAATATGTGCTGTGAAGTTCTCTCATAACCGATGTCGCGTCCGGGACACCGGCAGGGTTACTCATGCTCACCCTCAGGGTTTGGTCCTGGGAGCGCTTCTTCGTTCACGATGAGCCCGAAAGGTCGCCGGA from the Methanofollis sp. genome contains:
- a CDS encoding nucleotidyltransferase family protein — protein: MSNPAGVPDATSVMRELHSTYCLCGEPRNGLLSVPDVLLLYLSSVLRNDQTPPPECSPEAWQSLLRHLYPHWATPILYGYLRAWDEECLPPAEVMEMIRRDYLMGRVHSVQMDRQLGEILTAAEDHGIRMLILKGPALARSLYPDPAMRGGSDLDVLVCPEQVEEAESLLTALGYRCDENKFAVSSNYYHEETFYPDRIDPGHVAVEIHWRCTPSLGFVSPIPLEELFSRAVTVRTGHLTFETLAPRDAFLHTALHTVVGHTRSIRLIWIHDIALLAGRLRVPEDWAAVSEASRVWRARNAVEIALTMARIWTGFTPPPGYDDFTRWPTPSDEEEAIWPALLKKDDSVPSYLKLKVSALPDRREKIQMLRYLAGRHLRNWFR